Proteins co-encoded in one Homalodisca vitripennis isolate AUS2020 unplaced genomic scaffold, UT_GWSS_2.1 ScUCBcl_1355;HRSCAF=4869, whole genome shotgun sequence genomic window:
- the LOC124371396 gene encoding mucin-1-like has translation MRSLLSPLSRTRSATDADSPTPPASDSPPACSTPGPDPALSATPSRSSTSISSPAGETNAFHASTGEKPTPVAATKPDLLATTNSLEVPTPVASSGASDADELASKKLQIKGPDKAAQCRSDEGCRSFH, from the coding sequence atgcgttcgctTTTGTCACCGCTGTCCAGGACTCGGTCTGCGACCGACGCTGATTCACCTACTCCGCCTGCATCTGACTCGCCGCCTGCCTGCTCCACGCCTGGCCCGGACCCTGCGCTGAGCGCCACTCCATCCAGATCCTCCACATCGATCAGTTCACCGGCGGGCGAGACTAATGCGTTCCACGCGTCTACGGGAGAGAAACCGACCCCTGTCGCTGCAACAAAACCTGACCTGCTCGCTACTACAAACTCACTCGAAGTGCCTACGCCTGTCGCCTCGTCGGGAGCCTCTGATGCTGACGAACTTGCGTCAAAAAAACTGCAGATTAAAGGACCAGATAAGGCAGCTCAATGTCGATCTGATGAGGGTTGTCGATCATTCCATTGA